The proteins below are encoded in one region of Pontibacter deserti:
- a CDS encoding FtsZ/tubulin family protein, with protein sequence MAKLYIFGIGGTGSRVLRAFTMMLAAGVKLDDSIDTVVPIIIDPDSANGDMNRTADMLTKYQEIKKPFENEESGFFNVKIKTLSQLTGASQTDISDNFKFEINGTHSQKFRDYIGYNSLDNNSKAFIDLLFSAHNLAADMDVGFKGNPNIGSVVLNQFTQSEEFTQFLDSFGNNDRIFIISSIFGGTGASGFPLLLKNLREMNAADGKTFQVRNAVIGALTVLPYFKLKSGEATGSEIDSSSFLGKSKAALAYYERTIVADKRLNSFYYIGDEDGGMYDNFDGKDKQKNNAHFVELAGALAILNFAAEANNLSTTNGQADNPTYKEFGIESKDVSLTFKSLGYESFTYLTKPLAQLSLFSKYLKLGLPKAMSASTIWLEEKHRGVPKSFFKSYYYTNSFNKFIQNYDEWLNELEDNTPSFKPFNHSVDFDNALELIEGYEPKKKLMFKKDAKLTLVEDRVSKTYTRYTALPNETKFVKSFYDATAEVLIEKIGI encoded by the coding sequence ATGGCAAAACTTTACATATTCGGTATTGGTGGCACCGGTTCAAGGGTCTTACGTGCATTTACAATGATGCTGGCAGCTGGTGTTAAATTAGATGACAGTATTGATACTGTTGTTCCAATCATCATTGATCCGGACTCTGCAAATGGAGACATGAACCGTACAGCAGATATGCTAACCAAATATCAGGAGATAAAAAAACCTTTTGAAAATGAGGAAAGCGGGTTCTTTAATGTTAAGATCAAAACACTCTCTCAATTAACAGGAGCAAGCCAGACAGATATTTCTGATAATTTTAAATTTGAAATAAATGGTACACACAGTCAGAAATTCCGGGACTATATAGGCTATAATAGCTTAGATAACAATAGTAAAGCTTTTATAGACCTATTATTCTCAGCCCATAACCTGGCTGCAGACATGGATGTTGGCTTCAAAGGCAATCCGAATATTGGCAGTGTAGTACTAAATCAGTTCACACAAAGTGAAGAGTTTACACAGTTTTTAGATAGTTTCGGTAACAACGACCGCATCTTCATCATCAGCTCAATTTTCGGAGGAACCGGAGCATCAGGCTTCCCCCTACTTCTTAAAAACTTAAGAGAAATGAATGCAGCAGATGGTAAGACCTTCCAAGTTAGAAATGCGGTTATTGGTGCACTGACTGTTCTACCCTATTTTAAATTAAAATCCGGAGAAGCAACAGGAAGTGAGATAGACTCATCTTCATTTCTTGGTAAGTCAAAAGCAGCCTTAGCGTATTATGAACGAACTATTGTAGCTGATAAACGCCTTAACAGTTTTTATTATATAGGAGACGAAGATGGCGGTATGTATGACAACTTTGATGGGAAAGATAAACAGAAAAACAACGCCCACTTTGTTGAATTAGCAGGTGCTTTAGCTATACTAAACTTTGCAGCAGAAGCTAACAACTTATCTACAACAAACGGCCAAGCAGATAACCCTACCTATAAAGAGTTTGGAATTGAGAGTAAAGATGTAAGCCTAACTTTTAAATCTTTAGGTTATGAATCATTTACTTATTTGACTAAACCATTAGCTCAACTTTCGCTTTTCTCTAAGTACCTAAAATTAGGTTTGCCTAAGGCAATGAGTGCTTCCACTATATGGTTAGAAGAGAAACACAGAGGTGTACCAAAATCTTTTTTTAAATCTTACTACTACACGAACTCTTTCAACAAGTTCATACAAAATTATGATGAATGGCTAAACGAGTTAGAAGATAACACCCCTTCATTTAAGCCATTTAACCACAGTGTTGACTTTGATAATGCTTTGGAACTTATCGAAGGGTATGAGCCGAAAAAGAAACTTATGTTTAAAAAAGATGCAAAGCTAACATTAGTGGAAGATAGAGTTTCAAAAACTTATACCCGCTACACTGCTTTGCCAAATGAAACGAAATTCGTCAAAAGCTTCTACGATGCGACAGCAGAGGTATTGATAGAAAAAATAGGTATCTAA
- a CDS encoding McrC family protein → MPANVVQVFEHSCLEVDEEKFTTKHFNRLVLYNEKHGNTYFNVGHKRLHFKSYVGVIQVDGLTIEVLPKADVGNDTIKWQKALFLLLRETGYLSVSSLSNAMLRLRSSSLLELFLWQFLEGVDQLVHQGLVKRYRQNQDNQNALKGRLLFKEQIKRNLVHKERFFTEHQIYDRNHVLHQIIKKALVILSGVNAAHVRSNALRLLYTFGDYTDIEVTDATFSKIRFNRKTQPYEQVIQLSRLIILNYSPDLSSGGENILSILFDMNQLFEKYVYRQLKKDEPLFDVNKLTVSGQASKEFWRSKTIRPDIVIQFKKDCEGIECDKKVIVDTKWKVLSDHTPSDNDLKQMYAYNIHFGANHSTLLYPQVHGIHKLHESYHPSDFYSDSHSCSLDFVDLVEHDGSLVKGIGRKVIESVAGLTPLVV, encoded by the coding sequence ATGCCAGCTAATGTAGTACAAGTCTTTGAGCATTCATGCCTAGAAGTAGATGAAGAAAAATTTACAACAAAGCATTTCAACAGACTTGTGTTGTATAACGAGAAGCATGGTAATACCTATTTTAATGTGGGCCATAAACGGCTGCACTTTAAAAGCTATGTAGGAGTCATACAGGTTGATGGTCTTACAATTGAAGTGTTGCCTAAAGCGGATGTTGGGAATGACACTATAAAGTGGCAAAAAGCCCTGTTTTTGCTTCTCAGAGAAACTGGTTATCTGTCAGTTTCTTCCTTATCAAATGCGATGCTTCGGTTGCGCTCTTCCTCCTTATTGGAGCTGTTTCTATGGCAGTTTTTGGAAGGAGTTGACCAACTGGTACATCAGGGGTTAGTAAAGCGTTATCGTCAGAATCAGGACAATCAAAATGCTTTAAAAGGCAGGCTTCTATTTAAGGAGCAGATAAAAAGGAACCTCGTTCATAAAGAGCGTTTTTTTACGGAACATCAGATATATGATCGGAACCATGTTTTACATCAGATAATTAAAAAAGCGCTTGTTATTTTATCAGGAGTCAATGCTGCTCATGTAAGAAGTAACGCACTTAGATTACTCTATACCTTTGGTGATTATACAGACATAGAAGTTACTGATGCTACTTTCAGCAAAATTAGATTCAACAGAAAAACGCAACCCTACGAACAGGTAATTCAGCTGTCCCGATTAATTATCCTGAACTATAGCCCTGACTTATCATCTGGTGGTGAAAACATTCTCTCTATTCTGTTCGACATGAATCAGCTCTTCGAAAAATATGTCTACAGGCAACTAAAGAAAGACGAACCTTTATTTGATGTAAATAAGCTAACTGTATCAGGGCAAGCAAGCAAGGAGTTTTGGAGATCCAAAACAATTCGGCCTGATATTGTAATTCAATTTAAGAAAGATTGTGAGGGTATTGAATGTGACAAGAAAGTGATTGTTGATACCAAATGGAAAGTGCTTTCAGACCATACTCCTTCAGATAATGATTTAAAGCAGATGTATGCCTATAACATTCACTTTGGCGCTAATCATAGCACACTCCTATACCCGCAGGTACATGGAATACATAAGCTTCATGAATCATATCATCCTTCTGATTTTTACTCAGACAGCCACTCTTGTAGCCTAGATTTTGTAGACTTGGTTGAACATGATGGGAGCCTGGTAAAAGGTATCGGCAGAAAAGTAATTGAATCAGTTGCCGGTTTAACTCCTTTAGTAGTTTAA
- a CDS encoding AAA family ATPase, which yields MKIDNIIEKSSQLHKLRDHKVIFDELNRVEHDYLRELANSWQPDKEFKPVILLRYLITQKLLNGKKVSPQTIDEFKAVIESRDITSHYSPSPEYLQSLKDYKTSRLGMFHQWKDPYIILFPFFYSHSEKKEIRQLLQHLANDIISVNSLDSAKVHYNDFDGANNYGTDWVWGAVIPEQAASVQDAYQLFFRVDKDGLIGGLYNGHRLSKNGFAPIEKRYSDWNMLLAGVTDHIPKWEELNSTIDYNFQKAEKEFKDRLSKCTPEDLSTYFYILDFIKDELALPNEDNLVFSTGRKQLSFQVGKRYCLNLKGKSFSFIAPEEYNIPGVEKGAFTGGENAAFFKNTSAQAIQQHISAIVEAVQYEIERDNSTDPKEYDNAAFRKAVFDKAYRATFFNYSPITSTPILVKSEDTKPKEVKKSMPLNQILYGPPGTGKTYHTKQYALQIIEELTEEELKKKYLTRDAINEQFQIYQERKQVEFVTFHQSFSYEDFVEGIKPMLPSKETKGEDDEEATLTQSGDIAYELLPGIFKNICERAESYVNYEPKNQSDQFKSVIRDNFKNARFYKMSVGNTASSDDDEIYQYCLKNDCIALGWGGGTNFEGVKNRKDIKDLLDKDGLERSKYETTAVKMFVVDMKLGDFVFVSNGNYKIRAIAQISGDYYFEQDSPISYRHFRKVKWLVKEVNLPVTEIYKKAFSQQTIYSLNKGLIKQSYFESVIVTDEFRKNHVLIIDEINRGNVSQIFGELITLIEPDKRAGNAEQLKVTLPYSKEDFSVPSNLYLLGTMNTADRSVEALDTALRRRFSFKELTPDAALVPSAAHIFYNLLWRYKDNAWHSNRYKAAESTVLEVIGTPEDLDKEKYAIWDDLKREGEVGFNTSRHFTGFNFPGINPQELFISINDRIEVLLNRDHCIGHSYFISLAHTDDVLSELKKIFKDNIIPLLQEYFYGDYGRIGMVLGEGFVKKKVNGGTGKRKFAKGSWGNDYELNEKDVFEFTDPTYWSVDTFKQVYAS from the coding sequence ATGAAGATAGACAATATTATAGAAAAGAGTAGTCAGCTACATAAACTACGTGATCACAAAGTCATTTTTGACGAACTCAATAGGGTTGAACATGACTACCTTCGCGAGTTGGCTAACAGCTGGCAACCCGACAAAGAGTTCAAGCCGGTTATTTTGCTTCGCTATCTGATAACTCAGAAACTTCTTAATGGGAAGAAGGTAAGCCCACAGACGATAGATGAGTTTAAAGCAGTGATTGAGAGTAGAGACATTACTTCTCATTACTCTCCATCACCTGAGTATCTCCAAAGCTTAAAAGATTACAAAACTAGTAGGCTGGGCATGTTTCATCAGTGGAAAGACCCATATATTATACTCTTTCCTTTCTTTTATAGTCATTCAGAGAAAAAAGAGATAAGACAATTACTACAGCATCTGGCAAATGATATTATCAGTGTAAACTCATTAGACAGTGCAAAAGTGCATTATAATGATTTTGATGGCGCTAATAACTATGGAACAGATTGGGTTTGGGGAGCAGTAATTCCGGAGCAAGCTGCTAGTGTACAGGATGCTTATCAGCTATTTTTTCGTGTAGATAAAGATGGTTTGATTGGAGGGCTTTATAATGGGCACCGGCTTTCTAAAAATGGTTTCGCCCCAATAGAAAAGAGGTATTCAGATTGGAATATGCTTTTAGCAGGCGTCACTGATCATATACCTAAGTGGGAAGAACTTAATAGCACGATCGACTATAATTTTCAAAAAGCTGAAAAGGAATTTAAAGATAGACTTAGCAAGTGTACTCCTGAAGATTTAAGCACTTACTTTTATATTTTAGACTTCATTAAAGATGAGCTAGCCCTACCAAATGAAGATAACCTAGTATTTAGCACAGGTCGTAAGCAACTAAGTTTTCAAGTTGGAAAAAGGTATTGTCTAAATCTTAAGGGCAAATCATTTTCATTCATAGCACCAGAAGAATATAATATTCCAGGAGTTGAAAAGGGAGCCTTTACAGGAGGAGAAAATGCAGCTTTCTTTAAGAACACAAGTGCACAGGCTATTCAACAACATATAAGCGCCATTGTTGAAGCTGTCCAGTATGAAATCGAAAGAGACAACAGCACAGATCCTAAAGAGTATGATAACGCTGCTTTCAGGAAAGCTGTTTTTGATAAGGCATACAGAGCTACATTTTTCAACTATTCTCCTATTACATCTACACCCATTTTAGTAAAATCAGAAGATACTAAGCCAAAAGAAGTCAAAAAAAGCATGCCATTAAATCAGATTCTGTATGGTCCTCCTGGAACAGGAAAGACCTATCACACAAAGCAGTATGCACTCCAGATAATTGAGGAACTTACAGAAGAAGAACTGAAGAAAAAGTATTTGACAAGGGATGCTATAAATGAGCAGTTTCAAATATATCAGGAGCGTAAGCAGGTTGAGTTTGTTACATTTCATCAATCTTTCTCTTATGAAGATTTTGTAGAAGGTATAAAGCCGATGCTGCCTTCTAAAGAAACGAAGGGAGAAGATGATGAAGAAGCCACATTAACACAATCAGGCGACATCGCTTATGAGCTTTTACCAGGTATTTTCAAGAATATATGTGAAAGAGCAGAAAGCTATGTGAATTATGAACCTAAAAATCAGTCTGATCAATTTAAAAGTGTCATAAGAGACAACTTTAAAAATGCACGTTTCTATAAGATGTCTGTTGGCAACACAGCTTCTTCAGACGATGATGAAATCTATCAATACTGCTTAAAGAACGACTGTATAGCCTTAGGATGGGGCGGCGGAACAAACTTTGAAGGGGTAAAGAATCGAAAAGATATAAAGGATCTTTTAGATAAAGATGGATTGGAAAGAAGTAAGTATGAGACGACTGCTGTTAAAATGTTTGTTGTGGACATGAAGCTTGGTGACTTTGTGTTTGTTTCTAACGGCAATTATAAAATAAGGGCAATCGCACAAATAAGTGGTGATTATTACTTTGAGCAGGATTCCCCAATCTCTTACCGACACTTCCGCAAGGTGAAATGGCTCGTAAAAGAAGTCAACTTACCTGTAACAGAGATTTACAAGAAAGCCTTTTCACAACAGACTATCTATAGCCTTAACAAAGGGCTGATAAAGCAAAGTTATTTTGAATCTGTTATAGTAACAGATGAGTTCCGGAAGAACCATGTTCTCATCATAGATGAGATAAACCGGGGTAATGTCTCTCAAATATTCGGCGAGTTGATAACGCTTATTGAACCTGACAAGAGAGCTGGCAATGCAGAGCAATTAAAAGTTACACTGCCTTATTCTAAAGAAGACTTCTCTGTGCCTTCCAATCTTTACCTGCTGGGAACAATGAACACGGCAGACCGTAGTGTAGAGGCCCTAGATACTGCTCTCAGACGCCGTTTTTCATTCAAAGAATTAACTCCGGATGCTGCGCTAGTTCCAAGTGCAGCTCATATTTTTTACAACCTGCTATGGCGGTATAAGGATAATGCATGGCACAGCAACCGCTACAAAGCTGCTGAAAGTACAGTACTGGAAGTTATCGGAACACCAGAAGACTTAGATAAAGAAAAGTATGCAATCTGGGACGATTTGAAACGAGAAGGAGAAGTTGGTTTTAATACTAGTAGGCATTTCACTGGTTTCAATTTCCCAGGTATAAATCCTCAGGAATTGTTCATTTCTATTAATGATAGAATTGAAGTGTTGCTTAACAGAGATCATTGTATAGGGCATTCCTATTTTATCTCCTTAGCACATACAGATGATGTGTTATCAGAACTTAAAAAGATCTTTAAGGATAACATTATTCCTTTACTTCAAGAGTACTTCTACGGCGACTACGGGCGCATTGGTATGGTGCTTGGCGAAGGTTTTGTGAAGAAGAAAGTTAATGGGGGCACTGGCAAAAGAAAGTTCGCTAAAGGTAGTTGGGGGAATGATTACGAATTGAATGAAAAGGATGTATTTGAATTTACAGATCCTACATATTGGTCGGTAGATACATTTAAACAGGTATATGCCAGCTAA
- a CDS encoding M48 family metallopeptidase gives MKSSKHLIQYNLKRSQRKTVSIYVERDGEVMVMAPKELSDAAIDELVDSKAASIFKHQAELEELNQVKKTREPVNGESYLYLGRNYRLELVDQQEAPLRLKDGYFLLQKKQAPKAEQIFKQYYKEKGAKRIPERVRYYEKLMGLTTSEIRIMDLQNRWASCNTNGDLNFHWKCMMAPLKVLDYIIVHELAHLIHANHSEAFWNEVDKVLPDYRERKNWLRVNGAGMDL, from the coding sequence ATGAAGAGCAGCAAGCACCTGATCCAGTACAATCTTAAGCGAAGCCAGCGCAAAACAGTCAGTATCTATGTAGAGCGTGACGGCGAAGTAATGGTAATGGCTCCCAAAGAGCTATCGGATGCCGCCATTGACGAACTGGTGGACAGCAAAGCTGCCTCTATCTTTAAACACCAGGCAGAACTGGAAGAGCTGAACCAGGTAAAGAAAACCCGCGAACCTGTAAACGGTGAAAGCTACCTCTATCTTGGTCGAAACTATAGGCTGGAGCTGGTAGATCAACAGGAAGCCCCGCTTAGGCTAAAGGATGGTTATTTCCTACTTCAAAAGAAGCAGGCCCCTAAAGCTGAGCAGATTTTCAAGCAATACTACAAGGAGAAAGGCGCCAAGCGCATACCCGAGCGCGTTCGCTACTACGAAAAGCTGATGGGCCTTACCACCAGCGAGATCCGCATTATGGACCTGCAAAACCGCTGGGCCAGTTGCAACACCAACGGCGACCTCAACTTCCACTGGAAATGCATGATGGCCCCACTAAAGGTACTGGATTACATCATCGTGCACGAACTTGCCCATTTAATCCACGCCAACCACTCCGAAGCCTTTTGGAACGAAGTAGATAAAGTGCTGCCGGATTACAGGGAGCGGAAGAACTGGCTTAGGGTGAATGGGGCTGGGATGGATTTGTAA
- a CDS encoding type I restriction endonuclease subunit R yields MTEHTLVEQPFLKQLKNLGWQVYEQPAGIPTDATFSLRTNFKEVLLPGVLKKALQSINLDENGQPWLSEKQVDELYNEISDFGRMHLLEANKSFTHTLLNNILRADYHDDLADPRPVKLIDFDHPERNSFIAINQFKVDTPGLAKACIIPDVVLFVNGLPLVVVECKNTNAYTTNPLHEALKQLQRYSNQRPSTHAAGLKEGEESLFWYNQICVATYGDKACYGTITSFDEQFFAEWKYIYPEAFQNYIKPLDVERSQERLVQGILPPRTLVDIVRSFTLFMPVGGGKEAKIVCRYQQYRAVGKIVERLKTGQTPMERSGVVWHTQGSGKSLTMVMLIKKLRTEPKLADYKVLLVNDRTDLEDQLSDTAMLTGEKIDFIESIKDVKPKLSTPTSNAVMVMMHKFQAKEYKLTGIAGEILSQAAEPLKQYNVFGEVNPSEKILILIDEAHRTQSSDLGNNLFEAFPNATKIAFTGTPLITERHKKKTHDRFGGYIDQYRLRDAVNDGATIPILYEGREPDNAINDKSGLDQKFEEAFGSKEQKEQELLKRKYVIGSDLREAEEHVAAVARDIVNHYTENILPNGFKAQVVTSSVLAAVRYKDALLKALQEKVAALKAEAKPDQELIKKLEFLQVYAVVSGQGTNEEAIITQARKEASAANAVDNFKKAFDYDKPETGIAFLVVCDMLLTGFDAPIEQVMYLDKKLKEHNLLQAIARVNRTYKGKTRGYVIDYATNTQNLQTALSIYGSDEVQEIMENLKGVETEIPVLESRYRRLVQLFEGKGVANFEKYLTQQIKDIPTLLKIQEQCIELAADIKFRSSFDVYLKQFMESMDIVLPRPAASPYRIPAKQLGHLQILIRNRYKDDTINIEGAGEKIRQLINEHLVSLGINPKIPPVELLSKDFIKEARKNSNPKAVASEMEHAIRKHIKVNLDDDPAFYTKLSERLEKLLKQHHDDWEAMVKALENLRNEAAAGRQEGIAGLSATEAPFYDLMMQTAFKGNTPSAEEEEKAKATIKEAVKQMRATIKFTSFWEKGSEINFLKGNLSDILISSDVEKLIEHENKIINDLLDLARRRHNELIHEEQQAPDPVQS; encoded by the coding sequence ATGACAGAACATACTTTAGTAGAGCAACCCTTCCTGAAGCAGCTGAAGAATCTCGGCTGGCAAGTATACGAACAGCCTGCCGGTATACCCACAGACGCTACATTTTCGCTGCGCACCAACTTTAAAGAAGTGCTGCTACCCGGCGTGCTGAAGAAAGCCCTACAAAGTATAAATCTGGATGAGAACGGGCAGCCCTGGCTAAGCGAGAAGCAGGTAGACGAGCTCTACAACGAGATCAGCGACTTCGGACGCATGCACCTGCTGGAGGCCAACAAAAGCTTCACGCACACGCTGCTCAACAACATCCTCCGCGCAGATTACCACGATGACCTCGCCGATCCGCGCCCTGTCAAGCTCATAGATTTTGACCACCCCGAGCGCAACAGCTTCATTGCCATCAACCAATTTAAGGTAGATACGCCGGGGCTGGCAAAAGCCTGTATCATTCCCGATGTGGTGCTGTTTGTGAACGGTCTGCCGCTGGTAGTAGTGGAGTGTAAGAACACCAACGCCTATACCACCAACCCGCTGCACGAGGCCCTGAAGCAACTGCAGCGCTACAGCAACCAGCGCCCGTCCACCCATGCCGCCGGTCTGAAGGAAGGCGAAGAAAGCCTGTTCTGGTACAACCAGATCTGCGTAGCCACCTACGGCGACAAAGCCTGCTACGGCACCATCACCAGTTTCGATGAACAGTTCTTTGCCGAGTGGAAGTACATTTACCCGGAGGCATTCCAGAACTATATCAAGCCACTGGATGTGGAGCGCAGCCAGGAGCGGCTGGTGCAGGGCATTCTTCCCCCGCGTACCCTAGTAGATATTGTCCGCAGCTTTACCCTGTTTATGCCTGTAGGCGGCGGCAAAGAGGCTAAGATCGTGTGCCGCTATCAGCAGTACCGAGCCGTGGGTAAGATAGTGGAACGCCTGAAAACGGGCCAGACACCAATGGAGCGATCCGGTGTGGTATGGCACACGCAAGGCTCCGGCAAAAGCTTAACCATGGTGATGCTCATCAAAAAGCTGCGTACCGAGCCTAAGCTGGCGGATTACAAAGTGCTGCTCGTTAACGACCGCACCGATCTGGAAGACCAGCTCAGCGACACCGCGATGCTAACGGGTGAGAAGATAGACTTTATCGAAAGTATAAAAGATGTAAAGCCGAAGCTCTCCACCCCTACCAGCAACGCGGTGATGGTGATGATGCACAAGTTTCAGGCAAAGGAGTACAAGCTGACAGGTATAGCCGGCGAGATACTAAGCCAGGCAGCAGAGCCGCTAAAGCAGTACAACGTGTTCGGGGAGGTAAACCCATCCGAGAAGATCCTGATCCTGATAGACGAGGCGCACCGCACCCAGAGCAGCGACCTGGGCAACAACCTGTTCGAGGCTTTCCCGAATGCCACCAAGATCGCCTTTACCGGTACGCCGCTCATCACAGAGCGCCATAAGAAAAAGACACACGACCGCTTCGGCGGCTACATAGACCAGTACCGCCTGCGCGATGCCGTAAACGACGGGGCTACCATTCCTATCCTCTACGAAGGTCGTGAACCCGACAACGCCATCAACGACAAAAGCGGACTGGACCAGAAGTTTGAGGAAGCTTTCGGCAGTAAAGAGCAGAAAGAACAGGAACTCCTTAAGCGTAAATATGTGATAGGGAGCGATCTTCGTGAGGCAGAAGAACACGTTGCTGCCGTAGCCAGAGATATAGTAAATCACTACACCGAAAACATCCTGCCCAATGGCTTTAAGGCACAGGTGGTAACAAGTTCGGTGCTGGCAGCCGTGCGCTATAAAGATGCCCTGCTAAAGGCGCTGCAAGAGAAAGTAGCTGCGCTGAAGGCTGAGGCCAAGCCAGATCAAGAACTGATAAAGAAACTCGAGTTCCTGCAGGTATATGCCGTTGTATCCGGACAGGGCACAAACGAAGAAGCCATCATCACGCAGGCCCGTAAAGAAGCTTCTGCCGCCAACGCCGTAGACAACTTCAAGAAAGCCTTCGACTACGATAAACCCGAAACAGGTATAGCCTTCCTGGTAGTATGCGACATGCTGCTAACGGGCTTTGATGCGCCTATTGAGCAGGTGATGTACCTGGATAAAAAGCTGAAGGAGCACAACCTACTGCAGGCCATTGCCCGCGTAAACCGTACCTACAAAGGCAAAACCCGCGGCTACGTGATAGACTACGCCACCAACACCCAAAACCTACAGACCGCCCTCAGCATTTACGGCTCCGACGAGGTGCAGGAGATCATGGAGAACCTGAAGGGTGTGGAGACGGAGATACCGGTGCTGGAGTCGCGTTACCGCAGGCTGGTGCAGCTCTTCGAAGGAAAAGGCGTAGCCAACTTTGAAAAGTACCTGACCCAGCAGATAAAGGACATCCCTACCCTGCTCAAGATTCAGGAGCAATGCATAGAACTGGCCGCAGACATCAAGTTCCGCTCCAGCTTTGATGTATACCTGAAGCAGTTCATGGAAAGTATGGACATTGTGTTGCCACGCCCTGCCGCTTCGCCATACCGCATACCGGCCAAACAGCTGGGCCACCTGCAGATCCTTATCCGCAACCGCTACAAAGACGACACCATCAACATAGAAGGTGCCGGCGAGAAGATCCGCCAGCTCATCAACGAGCACCTGGTAAGCTTGGGCATTAACCCGAAGATTCCGCCGGTAGAGCTGCTCTCTAAGGACTTTATCAAAGAAGCTAGGAAGAACAGCAATCCAAAAGCTGTAGCTTCTGAAATGGAGCACGCCATCCGTAAGCACATCAAGGTAAACCTGGACGATGACCCTGCTTTCTACACCAAACTAAGCGAGCGCCTTGAGAAACTCCTGAAGCAGCACCACGACGACTGGGAAGCGATGGTCAAAGCCTTGGAAAATCTGCGGAACGAAGCCGCAGCTGGCCGTCAGGAAGGTATAGCCGGGCTCTCTGCCACAGAAGCCCCTTTCTACGACCTGATGATGCAGACTGCTTTCAAAGGTAATACTCCATCAGCTGAAGAGGAAGAAAAGGCGAAAGCCACCATAAAGGAGGCTGTAAAGCAGATGCGGGCAACCATTAAGTTTACCAGCTTCTGGGAAAAGGGCAGCGAGATAAACTTCCTAAAAGGCAACCTGTCTGACATTCTCATTTCTTCGGATGTAGAGAAGTTGATTGAACACGAGAACAAGATTATAAATGATCTGCTGGACCTGGCAAGACGCAGACACAACGAGTTGATACATGAAGAGCAGCAAGCACCTGATCCAGTACAATCTTAA
- a CDS encoding Shedu anti-phage system protein SduA domain-containing protein, whose translation MEDFFNLDDFKFSDYFKKTKNRLTKILEEQKGSDSKDEKALQKFFEKHPTSILGCLGEVNASERIFGNCIITQPAIKYFYGDRKPDFLIVTWDSLNLYFNFIEIEDASKKIFSPSNNISFTQEFNQALGQLKQWDTTLGSSPIEYCRELLDSLFFDNFKNTPDKELHINFILVYGFSDEVKSKGKGANSFLQGSFKEKNMFHCTYSRLLEGFKGEPGMFTVKMDYTARKFKAVGLSPFSEYGPDEWSDFHNIILKDEAIMAHSSMDEEQKKKEIKEIEKMDKLDKYAVRKIMDERPGLSI comes from the coding sequence ATGGAAGATTTTTTCAATTTAGATGATTTCAAATTCAGCGACTATTTCAAGAAAACTAAGAATAGATTAACTAAGATATTAGAAGAGCAAAAAGGCTCTGATAGTAAGGATGAAAAAGCTCTCCAAAAGTTTTTTGAAAAGCATCCTACTAGCATATTAGGTTGCTTAGGTGAAGTGAATGCATCTGAGAGAATATTTGGAAACTGTATAATTACACAGCCTGCTATCAAGTACTTTTATGGTGATAGAAAACCTGATTTTCTAATTGTCACTTGGGATTCTCTAAATCTTTATTTCAATTTTATTGAAATTGAAGATGCATCTAAAAAGATTTTTTCACCTTCTAATAATATCAGTTTCACACAGGAGTTTAATCAAGCACTTGGTCAACTAAAACAGTGGGATACAACACTTGGAAGTTCACCTATTGAGTATTGCAGAGAACTACTAGATTCGCTTTTCTTCGACAACTTTAAAAATACTCCAGATAAAGAACTTCATATAAATTTTATTCTTGTATATGGATTTTCAGATGAAGTGAAAAGCAAGGGTAAAGGAGCGAATTCATTTCTACAAGGCTCTTTTAAAGAAAAAAACATGTTTCATTGTACCTATAGCAGGCTTTTGGAAGGTTTTAAGGGCGAACCTGGTATGTTTACTGTAAAAATGGATTACACGGCCAGAAAGTTTAAAGCAGTTGGATTGTCTCCTTTTTCAGAATACGGACCAGATGAGTGGTCTGATTTTCACAATATAATTCTGAAAGACGAGGCTATAATGGCACATAGCTCTATGGATGAAGAGCAAAAGAAAAAAGAAATTAAAGAAATAGAAAAGATGGATAAACTAGATAAGTATGCTGTTCGAAAGATAATGGATGAAAGACCTGGTTTATCAATCTAA